Proteins from a single region of Oreochromis niloticus isolate F11D_XX linkage group LG7, O_niloticus_UMD_NMBU, whole genome shotgun sequence:
- the LOC100703139 gene encoding E3 ubiquitin/ISG15 ligase TRIM25-like has translation MARQTNRLDEKKICCSICLDLLKDPVTIPCGHSYCMNCIKSYWDEEDQKNIQSCPQCRQTFIPKPALKKNTVLAELVEELQKTELQASPADHGYAGPEDVACDVCTGRKLKAIKSCLQCLVSYCEQHLQPHYDSTAFEKHKLVDTSKRLKRIICSQHSEVMKIFCRTDQQCICYLCSMDEHKGHDTVSATAERNKKRRELGVSRKKIQERIQDKEKDMKVLQEEVEAITQSADKAVRDSEKIFNDVKQRIRSRQKAEVCRARELQDRIENEITVLKRKDAELGQLFHTQDHTHFLQTYTSLSQVHESVGSLDIKTCTLHYFEDVMTAVSEFKRKLQEIRFGAAGSQLEGEVDAVTSRPEPKTRAEFLRLSQELTLDLNTANTSLLFEGDKKVKCMSKKFVYRHHSDRFINRHQVLSRESLTGCCYWEVVWSGGALSVAVSYKNISRTGDESLFGNNDSSWALECFKNGYELRHNKIRTVISGPQSPRIGIYVDHRAGILSFYSVSKTMSLLHRVQTTFTQPLYAGFWLYVGSCVELCELK, from the coding sequence ATGGCACGGCAAACAAACAGACTggatgagaaaaaaatctgctgcTCGATCTGTTTGGATCTCCTGAAGGATCCGGTGACTAttccctgtggacacagctactgtaTGAACTGTATTAAAAGCTACTGGGATGAAGAGGATCAGAAGAACATCCAGAGTTGCCCTCAGTGCAGACAGACCTTCATACCGAAGCCTGCTCTGAAGAAAAACACTGTCTTGGCAGAGTTAGTGGAGGAGCTGCAGAAGACTGAACTCCAAGCTTCACCTGCCGATCATGgctatgctggacctgaagatgtggcctgtgatgtctgcactgggaGGAAACTGAAAGCCATCAAGTCCTGTCTGCAGTGTCTGGTCTCTTACTGTGAGCAGCACCTCCAACCTCACTATGACTCTACTGCCTTTgagaaacacaagctggtggaCACATCAAAGAGGCTTAAGAGAATCATCTGTTCTCAACACAGTGAGGTGATGAAGATATTCTGCCGCACTGATCAGCAGTGTATCTGTTATTTGTGCTCCatggatgaacataaaggccacGACACAGTTTCAGCTACAGCAGAAAGGAATAAAAAGCGGAGAGAACTTGGGGTGAGTCGAAAGAAAATCCAAGAGAGAATCCAGGACAAAGAGAAAGACATGAAGGTGCTTCAGGAGGAGGTGGAAGCCATCACTCAGTCTGCTGATAAAGCAGTgagggacagtgagaagatCTTTAATGATGTAAAACAGCGGATCAGATCTCGTCAGAAAGCTGAAGTGTGTCGTGCAAGAGAGCTTCAAGACAGAATAGAGAATGAGATCACTGtgctgaagaggaaagatgcTGAGCTGGGGCAGCTCTTTCATACACAGGATCACACCCACTTTCTCCAGACTTACACCTCACTGTCACAGGTGCATGAATCTGTTGGATCACTCGACATTAAAACATGTACTTTGCACTACTTTGAGGATGTGATGACAGCTGTGTCAGAGTTTAAACGTAAACTACAGGAAATACGTTTTGGTGCCGCAGGCTCACAGTTAGAGGGGGAAGTGGATGCGGTAACGTCTCGACCTGAGCCCAAAACCAGAGCTGAGTTCCTCCGACTTTCACAAGAACTAACGCTGGATttaaacacagcaaacacaagTCTCTTATTTGAAGGGGACAAAAAAGTCAAATGTATGAGTAAAAAATTTGTATATCGTCATCACTCAGACAGATTCATCAACAGACATCAAGTCCTGAGCagagagagtctgactggatgttgttactgggaggtggtgTGGAGTGGAGGAGCACTTTCAGTGGCAGTTTCATACAAGAATATCAGCAGAACAGGAGATGAAAGTTTGTTTGGGAACAATGACAGTTCTTGGGCACTGGAGTGTTTCAAAAATGGTTATGAACTGAGGCATAACAAAATCAGAACTGTCATTTCAGGCCCTCAGTCACCCAGAATAGGAATATACGTGGATCACAGAGCGGGTATTCTGTCGTTTTACAGTGTCTCAAAAACTATGTCTCTCCtgcacagagtccagaccacattcactcagccgctctaCGCTGGATTTTGGCTTTATGTTGGATCGTGTGTTGAGCTGTGTGAGCTCAAGTAG